The following are encoded together in the Myxococcus virescens genome:
- a CDS encoding CHAP domain-containing protein has product MRPLMSLRLPLLAVFPLSVLVGCATVKPRPTAPVATAEAVTVAAPGGLAQPVPVPVTAVELGAAEVAPTTVATQWVSAGVLEATLRAAEQVTGPASTTGRFWDVVLAPTQMSRSIVQRSLQLVGMRSLRRVSRGVPDDCSGFVRLAYRSAGIDLVAHGFRAGENAVSAIFRRAVDVGSVHHQPPRPGDLVFFRETYDRNRDGRRNDGMTHIGVVEAVDAHGTVTFIHRGGKGVARGRLNLSFPSRHQLEQGGPVVNDYIRPAAKGSRAYLAGELFAAFASPEGL; this is encoded by the coding sequence ATGCGGCCCCTCATGTCGCTCCGCCTTCCACTCCTTGCCGTCTTCCCCCTCAGCGTGCTCGTGGGGTGTGCCACCGTGAAGCCGCGCCCCACGGCGCCCGTCGCCACGGCGGAGGCGGTGACGGTGGCCGCGCCAGGAGGCCTCGCGCAGCCGGTGCCGGTGCCCGTCACGGCGGTGGAGCTGGGGGCCGCCGAAGTGGCGCCCACGACGGTGGCGACACAGTGGGTGAGCGCGGGCGTGCTGGAGGCCACGCTGCGGGCGGCCGAGCAGGTGACGGGGCCCGCCAGCACCACCGGCCGGTTCTGGGACGTGGTGCTCGCGCCCACGCAGATGTCGCGCTCCATCGTCCAGCGCTCCCTCCAGCTCGTGGGCATGCGCAGCCTGCGCCGAGTCAGCCGCGGCGTCCCGGATGACTGCTCCGGCTTCGTGCGCCTGGCGTACCGCTCCGCCGGCATCGACCTGGTGGCGCACGGCTTCCGCGCGGGAGAGAACGCCGTCTCCGCCATCTTCCGCCGCGCGGTGGATGTCGGCTCTGTCCACCACCAGCCGCCGCGTCCCGGAGACCTCGTCTTCTTCCGTGAGACGTATGACCGCAACCGCGATGGCCGCCGCAACGACGGCATGACACACATTGGCGTGGTGGAGGCGGTGGATGCCCATGGCACCGTCACCTTCATCCACCGGGGCGGCAAGGGCGTCGCGCGAGGCCGGCTGAACCTGTCCTTCCCGTCGAGGCACCAACTGGAGCAGGGCGGGCCCGTGGTCAACGACTACATCCGTCCCGCCGCGAAGGGCTCGCGGGCCTATCTCGCCGGTGAGCTGTTCGCGGCCTTCGCGTCGCCTGAAGGGCTGTAA
- a CDS encoding protein kinase domain-containing protein, translating to MLAPDSLVLDGRFRVLRPLGSGGMGEVYLGEQVSLGRKVAIKVLHHDLHAQAGMAERFKREARLLSAVEHPAVVRIVDFGESGDHACLVMEFVEGESLYDVLTPGPMPPGRALPLLQQLAEGLAAIHDKGIIHRDLKPENVFISKSARGEQARLLDFGIARLVEPDAASSVSQIGVVLGTPEYLSPEQAVGAKVDTRSDLYSFGVLTYRVLSGRLPFDGPLPRNFLSQHASAAPLPLDRAAPALSRYVGLLSLVMRLLEKDASKRPQSAHELADALAAAHSALSAFTPGLGTPAYVPPPGSGATPTSGTSVFGTGSAMGSSSGPTGTAAFAGAAPAPQASSGTAAFGVASSGGSASGALPAASPRTGTASFGLKSSGGVAAVTGGNASVVKPQNLTVMLTDIQGFTERTSRQTHEENARMLETHDKLLMPLVKEHDGRLVQKRGDALLVVFRSPTAGVLCGMAMQDRLWRHNQTVPEVDRLNVRVCLHAGEVLATPDTVLGEPMEVIEAVEHVASAGEVTFTEAVNLARNRAEVTAEPCGAIALPGRDEQLQLYRCQRAAEGPPFGDRFASQGSRGNALAPLLAKLQAVKLPAGLGELLRQRRREAALVAGAVVLLGAGAAWLSQRNDAGTRAFALLEDGKLDEALALMDAATDEEKELPSLRRARVAAHHAKGHHISERTALSHLKEEELEDVEPLILDGLAEDYGKEPLTVLGNALARLPKDRLRAHYEDLAEEAYSLRQWGALRYLEFAKAADGVNLVRAYSEALNSPDCDIRTQAANRLSALGDADAIPALERVTSLPKAKGLLGSKDCGHDAAAAAIKSLKQKRD from the coding sequence GTGCTGGCCCCTGACTCCCTTGTCCTCGACGGTCGCTTCCGGGTTCTCCGTCCGCTGGGCTCGGGCGGAATGGGGGAGGTCTACCTTGGCGAACAGGTCTCCCTGGGCCGCAAGGTGGCCATCAAGGTCCTGCACCATGACCTCCACGCCCAGGCCGGCATGGCGGAGCGCTTCAAGCGCGAGGCGCGCCTGCTCTCCGCCGTGGAGCACCCGGCCGTGGTGCGCATCGTCGACTTCGGCGAATCCGGCGACCACGCCTGCCTGGTCATGGAATTCGTCGAAGGTGAGAGCCTGTACGACGTACTCACGCCGGGCCCCATGCCCCCGGGCCGCGCGCTGCCCCTGCTCCAGCAGTTGGCGGAGGGCTTGGCCGCCATCCACGACAAGGGCATCATCCACCGCGACCTGAAGCCAGAGAACGTCTTCATCTCCAAGAGCGCCCGGGGCGAGCAGGCCCGGCTCCTGGACTTCGGCATCGCCCGGTTGGTGGAGCCAGACGCCGCCAGCAGCGTCAGCCAGATTGGCGTGGTGCTGGGCACGCCGGAGTACCTGTCTCCAGAGCAGGCCGTGGGCGCGAAGGTGGACACGCGCAGCGACCTGTATTCGTTCGGCGTGCTGACCTACCGCGTGCTGTCCGGGCGGCTCCCCTTCGATGGGCCCCTGCCGCGCAACTTCCTGTCGCAGCACGCCTCCGCCGCGCCGCTGCCCCTGGACCGCGCGGCTCCCGCGCTGTCGCGCTATGTGGGCCTGCTGTCGCTGGTGATGCGCCTGCTGGAGAAGGACGCGAGCAAGCGTCCCCAGAGCGCGCACGAACTGGCCGACGCGTTGGCCGCGGCGCACTCCGCCCTCTCCGCCTTCACGCCCGGCCTGGGCACCCCTGCCTACGTCCCGCCGCCGGGAAGTGGCGCCACGCCCACCTCGGGCACGTCGGTGTTCGGCACCGGGAGTGCCATGGGGAGCAGCTCGGGCCCCACGGGCACGGCGGCCTTCGCGGGAGCCGCTCCGGCGCCGCAGGCGAGCAGTGGTACCGCCGCGTTCGGCGTCGCCTCCAGCGGCGGCTCGGCCTCGGGCGCCCTGCCGGCGGCCTCCCCGCGCACGGGGACGGCGTCCTTTGGACTGAAGTCCTCCGGCGGCGTGGCCGCGGTCACGGGCGGCAACGCGTCGGTGGTGAAGCCGCAGAACCTCACGGTGATGCTCACCGACATCCAGGGCTTCACCGAACGCACCAGCCGGCAGACGCACGAAGAGAACGCGCGGATGCTGGAGACGCACGACAAGCTGCTGATGCCCCTCGTGAAGGAGCACGACGGGCGGCTGGTCCAGAAGCGCGGGGACGCGTTGCTGGTGGTGTTCCGCTCCCCCACCGCGGGCGTGCTGTGCGGCATGGCCATGCAGGACCGGCTGTGGCGCCACAACCAGACGGTGCCGGAGGTGGACCGCCTCAATGTGCGCGTCTGCCTGCACGCGGGCGAGGTGCTCGCCACGCCGGACACCGTGCTGGGCGAGCCCATGGAGGTCATCGAGGCCGTGGAGCATGTCGCCAGCGCGGGTGAGGTCACCTTCACCGAAGCGGTGAACCTGGCGCGCAACCGCGCGGAGGTCACCGCCGAGCCCTGTGGCGCCATCGCCCTCCCCGGCCGCGACGAGCAACTCCAGCTCTACCGCTGCCAGCGCGCCGCGGAGGGCCCGCCCTTTGGAGACCGCTTCGCCTCGCAAGGCAGCCGGGGCAACGCGCTCGCGCCCCTGCTGGCGAAGCTCCAGGCCGTGAAGCTGCCCGCCGGCCTGGGGGAGCTGCTGCGTCAGCGGCGGCGCGAGGCGGCGCTGGTCGCCGGCGCGGTGGTGCTCCTGGGCGCTGGCGCCGCGTGGCTGAGCCAGCGCAACGATGCCGGCACCCGGGCCTTCGCGCTGCTGGAGGATGGGAAGCTGGACGAAGCCCTGGCGCTGATGGACGCCGCCACCGACGAGGAGAAGGAATTGCCCTCGCTGAGGCGCGCGCGCGTGGCGGCGCACCATGCCAAGGGGCACCACATCAGCGAACGGACCGCGCTCAGCCACCTGAAGGAGGAGGAGCTCGAGGACGTGGAGCCGCTCATCCTCGACGGCCTGGCGGAGGACTACGGCAAGGAGCCGCTCACCGTCCTGGGGAATGCCCTGGCCCGGCTTCCGAAGGACCGCTTGCGCGCCCACTACGAGGACCTGGCCGAGGAGGCGTACTCCCTGCGCCAGTGGGGCGCGCTGCGCTACCTGGAGTTCGCGAAGGCCGCGGACGGGGTGAACCTGGTTCGCGCCTATAGCGAGGCGCTGAACTCCCCGGACTGCGACATCCGCACCCAGGCCGCCAACCGTCTCTCGGCCCTGGGTGACGCGGATGCCATTCCCGCGCTGGAGCGCGTCACCTCGCTCCCCAAGGCGAAGGGCCTCCTGGGCAGCAAGGACTGCGGCCACGACGCAGCGGCGGCCGCCATCAAGTCACTCAAGCAGAAGCGCGACTGA